A portion of the Manihot esculenta cultivar AM560-2 chromosome 2, M.esculenta_v8, whole genome shotgun sequence genome contains these proteins:
- the LOC110609252 gene encoding probable pectinesterase/pectinesterase inhibitor 61, whose translation MKPLNYGRLGPSEPGGSSRSLDQSQFTNSHPSPSRKRKVILLSLLSAALIIASAVSATLLIGLRTRASDHSTPVVARKPTKAISKTCSKTRFPTLCVNSLLDFPGSTTASEKDLVHISFNMTLQHFTKALYLSSGISYLQMDTRVRSAYDDCLELLDDSVDALSRSLSIVAPSMDGNPAGQVQSIGSTEDVVTWLSAALTNHDTCTEGFTDLNGAVKDQMSDKLKDLSELVSNCLAIFSGTDSDDFSGVPIQNRRRLMDAEISKENADDLPSWLGRNERRLLNVPVSAIQADIIVSNDGNGTYKTIAEAIKKAPEYSNRRTIIYVRAGRYEENNLKVGRKKRNLMFIGDGKGKTVISGSKSIFDNVTTFHTASFAATGAGFIARDMTFENWAGPAKHQAVALRVGADHAVVYRCNIIGYQDTLYVHSNRQFFRECDIYGTVDFIFGNAAVVFQNCSIHARKPMAFQKNTITAQNRKDPNQNTGISIHACRLYATPELEAAKASFPTYLGRPWKLYSRTVYMLTYMGDHIHPRGWLEWNATFALDTLYYGEYMNYGPGGAVGQRVKWPGYRVITSTVEASKFTVAQFIYGSSWLPSTGVAFLAGLSV comes from the exons ATGAAGCCCCTCAACTATGGCAGGCTCGGACCCTCCGAACCCGGCGGATCCTCCCGCTCTCTCGACCAATCACAATTTACCAACTCTCACCCTTCCCCTTCACGCAAGAGGAAGGTTATCCTCCTTTCCCTCCTCTCTGCCGCCTTGATCATCGCCTCTGCTGTCTCTGCTACCCTTCTTATTGGCCTCCGCACTCGAGCTTCTGACCATTCTACCCCAGTTGTTGCCCGCAAGCCCACCAAGGCCATTTCCAAAACTTGCAGCAAGACTCGCTTCCCCACTCTCTGTGTTAACTCTTTGCTTGATTTTCCTGGTTCTACCACCGCCTCCGAGAAGGACCTCGTCCACATTTCCTTCAACATGACTTTGCAGCACTTTACTAAAGCTCTCTACCTTTCTTCGGGGATCTCTTATCTCCAGATGGATACTCGCGTGCGGTCGGCCTATGATGACTGTCTTGAGCTGCTTGATGACTCTGTGGACGCGCTTTCACGCTCTCTCTCCATCGTCGCTCCGTCAATGGACGGGAACCCTGCCGGACAGGTACAGTCCATTGGTTCCACTGAAGACGTGGTCACTTGGCTCAGTGCTGCGCTGACTAATCACGACACTTGTACGGAGGGATTTACGGACTTGAATGGAGCTGTAAAGGATCAGATGTCTGATAAGTTGAAGGACTTGTCTGAGTTAGTGAGCAATTGCTTGGCAATTTTTTCGGGTACTGACAGCGACGATTTCTCTGGCGTTCCAATACAAAACAGGCGGAGATTGATGGACGCCGAAATCTCCAAGGAAAATGCCGATGATCTTCCAAGTTGGTTGGGGAGGAACGAAAGGAGACTGTTGAACGTGCCGGTGTCAGCAATACAGGCCGATATAATCGTTTCGAATGACGGGAACGGGACATACAAGACGATCGCGGAGGCAATTAAGAAAGCACCGGAGTACAGTAATCGGCGAACAATAATTTACGTGAGGGCAGGAAG ATACGAAGAGAACAACTTGAAAGTGGGAAGAAAAAAGAGGAATTTGATGTTCATAGGAGATGGAAAGGGTAAAACGGTGATTTCTGGAAGTAAAAGCATTTTCGATAACGTAACGACATTCCACACGGCATCCTTcg CTGCTACTGGTGCTGGTTTCATTGCTCGTGACATGACATTCGAGAACTGGGCTGGTCCAGCCAAGCACCAAGCCGTGGCTCTCCGGGTTGGTGCTGATCATGCTGTGGTCTATCGTTGTAACATTATTGGATACCAGGACACTCTCTATGTGCACTCCAATCGCCAATTTTTCAGGGAGTGTGACATTTATGGTACAGTGGATTTCATATTTGGTAATGCTGCTGTAGTGTTTCAAAATTGCAGCATTCACGCTCGTAAGCCTATGGCTTTCCAGAAAAACACCATTACTGCACAGAATCGTAAGGACCCTAATCAAAATACTGGCATATCAATCCATGCCTGTAGGCTCTATGCCACGCCGGAACTCGAGGCTGCCAAAGCTAGCTTCCCAACGTATCTCGGCCGTCCATGGAAGCTCTACTCGAGAACTGTCTACATGTTGACGTACATGGGTGACCACATTCATCCAAGAGGGTGGCTAGAATGGAATGCAACATTTGCACTTGATACACTATACTACGGCGAGTACATGAATTACGGACCAGGTGGAGCAGTCGGGCAACGGGTAAAATGGCCGGGGTACCGGGTCATTACATCAACTGTTGAGGCAAGTAAATTCACAGTAGCACAGTTTATTTATGGATCATCATGGTTGCCTTCTACTGGAGTTGCATTTTTAGCTGGATTATCAGTTTGA
- the LOC110606394 gene encoding putative F-box protein At3g17480: MILSMKSKRRSIESMANNSTPLALRNHDIIKDIISRLPVKSVKRFESVCKAWYFLFHSGDFISIHFRRSSPRPSLLIRRFHSPSGSNFSITLIDSRTSIPREIRIPFLGSLIRYPKIVASCNGIICFDVSPCYACAFVLWNISTRQFRGLPRPTINDAHEPIWMVACGFGYSPQNNDFKLVRIVNFHCNDDDSPVVRAEVYSWSTTSWRLLDGRMIEERIGSCVIPEGQQAVIVDGSVHWLANGVGKLANHKFIVSFNMGNEVFKTIQTLDFIPPGICAKLVRFNESLALALYPAMPVYPSGYGRPINLIELWTLNKDYPTDGDGTRWTKLHTLELNSSGLGTPIGVYNESELLVKRVDAQCVTLSFFDPYNKTIKTIPICNSEYTCEFYNYVDSLVPVENAADLETEEAQELEIH, translated from the coding sequence ATGATTCTCTCTATGAAGAGTAAGCGACGATCAATAGAATCCATGGCCAACAATTCCACTCCTCTTGCTCTTCGCAACCATGATATCATCAAAGACATCATCTCCAGACTTCCCGTCAAGTCTGTTAAACGCTTCGAATCCGTATGCAAAGCCTGGTATTTCCTCTTCCATTCCGGTGACTTCATTTCAATCCACTTCCGTCGCTCTTCCCCTCGGCCGTCTCTTCTCATTCGTCGCTTCCATAGCCCATCTGGGTCTAACTTTTCTATCACTTTGATCGATAGTCGAACCTCAATTCCTCGCGAGATAAGGATACCGTTTCTTGGTTCTTTGATTCGGTATCCCAAGATTGTTGCGTCTTGCAATGGTATTATCTGTTTCGATGTCTCGCCTTGCTATGCCTGCGCTTTTGTTCTTTGGAATATTTCGACCAGGCAATTTCGAGGTCTCCCTCGACCCACAATCAATGATGCTCATGAACCAATTTGGATGGTTGCTTGTGGATTTGGGTATAGTCCTCaaaataatgattttaaatTGGTAAGGATTGTGAATTTTCATTGCAATGATGACGACTCGCCCGTTGTGAGGGCTGAAGTGTACTCATGGAGTACGACTTCGTGGAGGCTGTTGGACGGAAGAATGATTGAGGAAAGAATTGGTTCTTGTGTGATTCCCGAAGGTCAGCAGGCTGTGATTGTGGATGGGTCTGTGCATTGGCTGGCTAATGGGGTTGGGAAATTGGCAAATCACAAGTTCATCGTCTCATTCAACATGGGTAATGAAGTATTCAAAACCATACAAACACTAGATTTTATTCCCCCTGGAATTTGTGCTAAACTTGTAAGATTCAATGAATCACTTGCTTTGGCATTATATCCTGCTATGCCTGTTTATCCTTCTGGATATGGAAGACCCATCAATCTTATTGAGTTATGGACATTGAATAAAGATTATCCTACAGACGGTGATGGAACGCGCTGGACTAAACTCCATACGTTGGAACTGAATTCTTCAGGACTTGGTACCCCAATTGGAGTTTACAATGAATCAGAGTTGCTAGTCAAGCGTGTTGACGCACAATGTGTTACTCTATCCTTTTTTGATCCCTATAACAAAACCATCAAGACAATACCCATTTGCAATTCTGAGTACACATGTGAGTTCTATAATTATGTCGACAGCTTAGTTCCAGTAGAAAATGCAGCGGATTTGGAAACAGAAGAGGCACAGGAGTTGGAAATACATTAG
- the LOC110609588 gene encoding phosphatidylinositol 4-kinase gamma 3, with protein sequence MASVALSFLRKEPLDFHGSFIRPSASCLNDTILIFLSVAGSMIPMHVMESDSIASVKLRIQASKGFFVKKQKLVFEGRELARNNSCVRDYGIANGKVLHLVLRLSDLQAITVRTVCGKEFEFRVERARNVGYVKQQIARKGKGFDLIDQELICDGEELEDQRLINDICKNNDAAIHLLIRKSAKVRARPSEKDFELSIEALDLTDKGDGVSGKHQNRALSVAHRIVEGKPLLRDFILEPLIINSKIELPQIIKELINSTFNGLEKGNEPIRSSEGSGGAYFMQDSSGHKYVSIFKPIDEEPMAVNNPQGLPLSVNGEGLKKGTQVGGGALREVAAYILDHPKNGPRLSWDGQKGFAGVPPTVMIKCLHKGFNHPGGYECATKNIKIGSLQMFVENDGSCEDMGPRAFPVDEVHKISVLDIRLANADRHAGNILFSKDGEKGKILLVPIDHGYCLPDSFEDCTFDWLYWPQARQPYSPDIIDYIKALDAEQDIALVKFHGWDIPLECARVLRISTMLLKKGVERGLTPFAIGSIMCRETVKKESVIEQIVQEARDAVLPGSSEAAFLEAVSSIMDRHLDELSQKTSNKDSVDI encoded by the exons ATGGCTAGCGTAGCTCTTAGTTTTTTGCGCAAAGAGCCTTTGGATTTCCATGGAAGCTTTATCAGACCTAGTGCTTCATGCTTAAATGATACAATCTTGATTTTTCTGTCTGTTGCGGGTTCTATGATTCCCATGCATGTTATGGAGTCAGATTCTATTGCATCTGTGAAGCTGAGGATTCAGGCTTCCAAGGGTTTTTTTGTGAAGAAACAAAAATTGGTTTTTGAAGGTAGGGAATTGGCACGAAACAATTCTTGTGTGAGGGACTATGGCATTGCTAATGGGAAGGTGTTGCATTTGGTGCTCAGGCTCTCAGATCTCCAAGCTATAACAGTTAGAACTGTGTGCGGCAAAGAGTTTGAGTTTCGAGTCGAGAGGGCTAGAAATGTAGGTTATGTGAAGCAACAGATTGCTAGGAAGGGGAAAGGGTTTGATCTCATTGACCAAGAATTGATTTGTGATGGCGAGGAGCTAGAAGACCAAAGGCTTATCAATGATATCTGCAAGAATAATGATGCTGCGATTCACTTGCTTATTCGAAAATCTGCCAAAGTAAGGGCCAGACCCTCTGAGAAAGATTTTGAATTATCTATTGAAGCATTAGATTTGACTGATAAGGGAGATGGTGTatcaggaaaacatcaaaacaggGCATTATCTGTGGCACATAGGATTGTAGAGGGGAAACCATTACTTAGAGATTTCATTTTGGAGCCTCTAATTATTAATTCTAAAATTGAACTGCCACAAATAATCAAAGAGTTAATAAACTCTACATTCAATGGGTTAGAGAAGGGTAATGAACCAATTCGATCTTCTGAGGGATCTGGAGGAGCATATTTCATGCAAGATTCATCTGGTCACAAATATGTTTCTATTTTTAAGCCAATTGATGAGGAGCCAATGGCTGTGAATAACCCACAAGGGTTACCCTTGTCAGTGAATGGTGAAGGATTGAAGAAAGGAACACAAGTTGGAGGGGGAGCATTGCGAGAAGTTGCAGCTTACATATTGGATCATCCAAAGAATGGGCCACGCTTATCTTGGGATGGTCAGAAGGGTTTTGCTGGTGTCCCTCCAACAGTAATGATTAAGTGCTTGCACAAAGGTTTCAATCATCCAGGAGGCTATGAATGTGCTACAAAGAACATAAAGATTGGTTCACTACAGATGTTTGTGGAAAATGATGGGAGTTGTGAGGATATGGGCCCCCGTGCCTTCCCTGTGGATGAGGTACACAAAATCTCAGTCTTGGACATAAGGTTGGCAAATGCTGATAGGCATGCTGGGAATATATTGTTCAGCAAAGATGGTGAGAAAGGGAAAATTTTGCTCGTTCCAATTGATCATGGTTACTGCTTGCCTGATAGT TTTGAAGACTGCACTTTTGACTGGCTTTACTGGCCTCAAGCTCGGCAACCTTATTCACCTGACATTATTGACTACATCAAAGCACTTGATGCTGAGCAGGATATAGCACTTGTGAAGTTTCATGGATGGGACATTCCGCTCGAGTGTGCCCGCGTCCTTCGCATTTCAACTATGCTCCTGAAGAAAGGAGTAGAGAGAGGACTTACTCCCTTCGCCATTGGAAGCATAATGTGTAGGGAAACAGTGAAGAAGGAATCTGTGATAGAGCAGATTGTTCAAGAAGCCCGGGATGCTGTGCTCCCAGGAAGTAGCGAAGCTGCATTTCTTGAAGCTGTATCATCAATTATGGATCGCCATCTTGATGAGCTATCCCAGAAAACCTCCAATAAAGATTCTGTAGATATATAA
- the LOC110606371 gene encoding wax ester synthase/diacylglycerol acyltransferase 11 isoform X1 yields the protein METAGSSSDDQGMVKLSPESRLFHAPRFNCHIIAIIGCKTSINPSVVKLGLEQTLIKHPRFSSKLVVDGRNMKWNPTTVNLEDHIIVPNLDADIESPDQFIEDYISHLTTIPMDLSKPLWELHIINLKTSDAEAIWVFRIHHSIGDGASLMSLLLACTRKTDDPEALPSIPVKKRAGSSFSPSSDGLVWWFFLSIWKILRMIWNSLVDLVLFCATILFLKDTKTPLKGPQGVDLKPRRFVYRSVSLDDIKLVKNKMNITINDVILGVTQAGLSQYLNREYGENKKDGETQHNKVNLPKSILLRATVLVNLRPTPGIQTLADLMNKESNVKWGWGNRLGYLVLPFTVSLQDDPLHYIRQAKATIDRKKLSLEPFCTFQIAKLVLFTFGVKVAAAIAHRFLSNTTLAFSSVVGPLEEVSFYGHPLAFIAPSVYGHPHALTVHFQSYFNKMTIVLAVDVDVIPHPHKLCDDLEHSLNLIKDAALYNKELDAV from the exons ATGGAAACAGCAGGCTCAAGCTCTGATGATCAGGGGATGGTGAAGCTGAGTCCAGAATCTCGGTTGTTCCATGCACCGCGTTTCAACTGTCATATAATAGCGATTATCGGTTGCAAGACCAGCATCAATCCTAGCGTTGTGAAGCTTGGATTAGAGCAGACTTTGATTAAGCATCCTCGCTTTTCCAGCAAACTT GTAGTTGATGGCAGGAATATGAAATGGAATCCAACAACAGTGAATCTGGAAGATCACATTATAGTTCCAAATTTGGATGCAGACATAGAATCCCCTGACCAATTTATTGAAGACTACATCTCCCATCTCACCACAATTCCTATGGACCTTTCCAAGCCATTATGGGAACTTCACATCATCAACCTGAAAACATCAGATGCAGAAGCTATTTGGGTATTCAGGATTCACCATTCAATTGGTGATGGTGCTTCTCTAATGTCTCTTCTCCTGGCTTGTACCAGGAAAACAGATGATCCTGAAGCTCTGCCTAGCATTCCTGTGAAGAAAAGGGCTGGTTCTAGCTTTAGCCCTTCATCAGATGGGCTGGTCTGGTGGTTCTTTTTGAGTATTTGGAAGATATTGAGAATGATTTGGAATAGTTTGGTGGATTTGGTTTTGTTTTGTGCAACAATTTTGTTTTTGAAAGACACAAAGACTCCTCTTAAAGGTCCACAAGGAGTTGATCTTAAGCCTCGGAGGTTTGTGTATCGCTCGGTTAGCTTGGATGATATTAAGCTggtcaaaaataaaatgaacatc ACAATAAATGACGTCATATTGGGAGTAACACAAGCAGGTCTGTCGCAATACCTCAATCGGGAATATG GTGAAAATAAGAAAGATGGTGAAACACAACACAACAAAGTTAATCTCCCCAAAAGCATCCTCCTTAGGGCAACGGTTCTTGTTAATTTAAGACCAACTCCAGGAATTCAG ACATTGGCGGATTTGATGAATAAGGAGTCGAATGTGAAATGGGGATGGGGTAATCGGCTGGGATACCTTGTCCTGCCCTTCACCGTTTCCTTACAAGATGatccattacattacattcgaCAAGCTAAAGCTACAATTGATCGGAAGAAGCTCTCACTCGAACCCTTTTGCACTTTTCAAATAGCCAAGCTCGTACTCTTCACCTTCGGAGTTAAG GTTGCTGCAGCTATAGCTCACAGGTTTCTTTCCAATACAACATTGGCATTTTCCAGCGTTGTTGGTCCGCTAGAAGAAGTTAGCTTTTATGGTCATCCTTTGGCTTTCATTGCTCCCAGTGTTTATGGGCATCCTCAT GCACTGACGGTCCATTTCCAAAGCTATTTCAACAAGATGACCATTGTTCTTGCAGTTGATGTAGATGTGATTCCTCATCCGCACAAGCTCTGTGATGATTTAGAACACTCTCTTAATCTCATCAAGGATGCTGCCCTGTACAATAAGGAACTTGATGCTGTCTAA
- the LOC110609589 gene encoding photosystem I reaction center subunit II, chloroplastic: MAMATQASLFTPTTTIKSSNHVIVPWNQSSFISIPTAAKPLKYSNPLTPIKATAAEGKTEEAPVGFTPPELDPSTPSPIFGGSTGGLLRKAQVEEFYVITWDSPKEQIFEMPTGGAAIMRQGPNLLKLARKEQCLALGTRLRSKYKIKYQFYRVFPNGEVQYLHPKDGVYPEKVNPGRQGVGLNFRSIGKNASPIEVKFTGKQVYDL; the protein is encoded by the coding sequence ATGGCAATGGCAACTCAAGCCTCTCTCTTCACACCCACCACCACCATTAAATCAAGCAACCATGTGATCGTGCCATGGAATCAATCCTCCTTTATCTCAATCCCAACTGCTGCTAAACCCCTTAAATACTCCAACCCTCTAACTCCCATCAAGGCTACTGCTGCAGAGGGAAAAACTGAGGAGGCTCCGGTGGGCTTCACACCACCGGAGTTGGACCCAAGCACCCCATCGCCAATTTTTGGCGGCAGCACCGGTGGTTTGCTGAGAAAGGCTCAGGTGGAGGAGTTTTATGTGATCACTTGGGACTCACCCAAGGAACAAATATTTGAAATGCCCACTGGGGGTGCAGCCATTATGAGGCAAGGTCCTAACTTGCTGAAGCTAGCTAGGAAAGAGCAGTGCTTGGCTCTTGGGACAAGGCTGAGGTCCAAATACAAGATTAAGTACCAGTTTTACAGGGTGTTTCCAAATGGGGAAGTTCAGTATTTGCACCCTAAAGATGGGGTTTATCCTGAGAAAGTGAACCCAGGGCGTCAAGGTGTTGGGCTGAATTTCAGGTCAATTGGAAAGAATGCGAGTCCAATTGAGGTGAAGTTCACTGGGAAGCAAGTTTACGATCTGtga
- the LOC110606371 gene encoding wax ester synthase/diacylglycerol acyltransferase 11 isoform X2, translating into MKWNPTTVNLEDHIIVPNLDADIESPDQFIEDYISHLTTIPMDLSKPLWELHIINLKTSDAEAIWVFRIHHSIGDGASLMSLLLACTRKTDDPEALPSIPVKKRAGSSFSPSSDGLVWWFFLSIWKILRMIWNSLVDLVLFCATILFLKDTKTPLKGPQGVDLKPRRFVYRSVSLDDIKLVKNKMNITINDVILGVTQAGLSQYLNREYGENKKDGETQHNKVNLPKSILLRATVLVNLRPTPGIQTLADLMNKESNVKWGWGNRLGYLVLPFTVSLQDDPLHYIRQAKATIDRKKLSLEPFCTFQIAKLVLFTFGVKVAAAIAHRFLSNTTLAFSSVVGPLEEVSFYGHPLAFIAPSVYGHPHALTVHFQSYFNKMTIVLAVDVDVIPHPHKLCDDLEHSLNLIKDAALYNKELDAV; encoded by the exons ATGAAATGGAATCCAACAACAGTGAATCTGGAAGATCACATTATAGTTCCAAATTTGGATGCAGACATAGAATCCCCTGACCAATTTATTGAAGACTACATCTCCCATCTCACCACAATTCCTATGGACCTTTCCAAGCCATTATGGGAACTTCACATCATCAACCTGAAAACATCAGATGCAGAAGCTATTTGGGTATTCAGGATTCACCATTCAATTGGTGATGGTGCTTCTCTAATGTCTCTTCTCCTGGCTTGTACCAGGAAAACAGATGATCCTGAAGCTCTGCCTAGCATTCCTGTGAAGAAAAGGGCTGGTTCTAGCTTTAGCCCTTCATCAGATGGGCTGGTCTGGTGGTTCTTTTTGAGTATTTGGAAGATATTGAGAATGATTTGGAATAGTTTGGTGGATTTGGTTTTGTTTTGTGCAACAATTTTGTTTTTGAAAGACACAAAGACTCCTCTTAAAGGTCCACAAGGAGTTGATCTTAAGCCTCGGAGGTTTGTGTATCGCTCGGTTAGCTTGGATGATATTAAGCTggtcaaaaataaaatgaacatc ACAATAAATGACGTCATATTGGGAGTAACACAAGCAGGTCTGTCGCAATACCTCAATCGGGAATATG GTGAAAATAAGAAAGATGGTGAAACACAACACAACAAAGTTAATCTCCCCAAAAGCATCCTCCTTAGGGCAACGGTTCTTGTTAATTTAAGACCAACTCCAGGAATTCAG ACATTGGCGGATTTGATGAATAAGGAGTCGAATGTGAAATGGGGATGGGGTAATCGGCTGGGATACCTTGTCCTGCCCTTCACCGTTTCCTTACAAGATGatccattacattacattcgaCAAGCTAAAGCTACAATTGATCGGAAGAAGCTCTCACTCGAACCCTTTTGCACTTTTCAAATAGCCAAGCTCGTACTCTTCACCTTCGGAGTTAAG GTTGCTGCAGCTATAGCTCACAGGTTTCTTTCCAATACAACATTGGCATTTTCCAGCGTTGTTGGTCCGCTAGAAGAAGTTAGCTTTTATGGTCATCCTTTGGCTTTCATTGCTCCCAGTGTTTATGGGCATCCTCAT GCACTGACGGTCCATTTCCAAAGCTATTTCAACAAGATGACCATTGTTCTTGCAGTTGATGTAGATGTGATTCCTCATCCGCACAAGCTCTGTGATGATTTAGAACACTCTCTTAATCTCATCAAGGATGCTGCCCTGTACAATAAGGAACTTGATGCTGTCTAA